CATGCGGAAATCTTCCTTCATGGTCACTCGTCGCCCGTCCGAGTCGGAGTCCACCGAGCGAAACGCCCCGTCCGTCGAGGCGGCCTTCCAGGCTGCGCCGGAGGAGATGGTGGCGGAGATTCTGGAGGGTGAGCTGCACCTCAGTCCTCGTCCGGCCCGCCCGCATGCCAACGTGGCGTCCAACCTGGGCGGTATCCTCATGGCGCCCTTCAAGTTCGGCAGGGGAGGACCGGGTGGCTGGGTCATCATCGACGAGCCGGAGCTGCACCTCGGCCCCCGCCCGGACAAGGTCGTGCCGGACCTCGCCGGATGGAGGCGCGCTCGCCTGCCGGATGCTCTCGGAGGAGACGAAGCTCCGGCGCATTACGACCTCGCCCCGGACTGGGCCTGTGAGATCCTCTCCGAGCGCACGCGCAGCAGGGACAAGGGGCAGAAGATGCGCATCTACGCCCGGGAAGGGGTGCGGCACCTGTGGCACGTGGACCCCTTGGCTCGCATGCTCGAGATCTTCCGGCTTCAGGAAAGTCAGTGGACCCTCGTCCATTCCTTTTCCGGAGAGGAGCGGGTGCGCGCCGAGCCCTTCGATGCCCTCGAGCTCGAACTGGCGTTGCTCTGGTCCAGATAGTGAGCCGTCATGCCTCGCGAGCCCCCCATCGTCCTGCCCATCTCGCTGCCCCTGCTCGGGCACGCCAACCCCTGGGCACTCCTGCTCGCGAAGGAGGAGGGTTACTCCCTTTCCGCCGCCTCCCTCCTGTCCGAGCGCTACGCCCTCAAGAGCGATGAGAAGCCCTTCGTGAGGGAGCTGCTGCGCCGCAAGCGCAACGTGTGGGCCTTCCGCTGCGACCAGCGCCGCTTCGCGGGCGACTTCGTCGTCGTGGACATGTCCGAGCCTCGTCCCGAGCGGCGATGGGTCGTGGTGCTGGACCTCAAGATGGGCGCACCGCTCGTGCTCGGTGGTGGCGGGGCCGGTGTTCAGCTCACCCATGCGCAGCTCGCCGTGGAGGCGCTCGCCGCGCGCCAGGGCGTCATCACCCCCGGTACCCGGTACGAGCTGGCCACGGGCGACAAGGCCGCCATCCTCGGCTGGTTGTGCGCTGGACGGCGCCGGGGCTGCTCCGTGTAGAAACATTGCCCTCGACCATGACGGACACGGACAAGATACTGCTGGTCCTCGACCTGGATGAGACGTTGATCCATGCCAGCGACACGCGGCTGGCGCGGGCGGAGGACTTCCGTCTCTTCGATTACTACGTCTACGTCCGGCCCCACGTGGAGCGCTTCCTGACGGAGTGCGCCGCCTCCTTCCGTCTCGCGGTCTGGTCCTCCGCCTCCGATGACTACGTCGCCGAGGTCGTGAAGCGCATCTTCCCCCGTCAGCTCACTCCGGAGTTCGTCTGGGGCAGGAGCCGGTGCACGTTCTCGCTCGACCGCGCGCAGGTGCGGGAGTTCGGGTACCTCGACCCGGGCTCCCACTACAACTACGTCAAGAAGCTCCACAAGCTGAAGCGCAAGGGCTACCGGCTGGAGCGCACCCTGATCGTGGATGACACCCCCTCCAAGTGCGCCCACAACTACGGCAACGCCATCTACGTGAAGGAATACAACGGGGAGGAGGACGACCAGGAGCTGCCGGCCCTCTCCAGGTACCTGGCCACCCTCGCGGATGCCGTCAACGTGAGGACCCTCGAGAAGCGGCACTGGCGGTCCTCGTCCGCCGCTCAGACCCGGCCCGTCGTGCCCTGAGTCAGGTCCTTCATGCGGACCACCAGGTGCGAGTTCTTCGTCGCCAGCGTGCTCGCGTCATCCGTGGGAATCACGTAGCCCTGATCGGCGCCGACGTGCTTCCGGTAGAAGTCCACCACACCCGGGTCCTGCACGTTGGACGTGGTGGTCTTCTTGATGCCGTACACCGAGCCATCGGCGCTCTTCGCCTTGACCGAGTCCGGGGCGGACGCCAGCAGGTTCTCCATCGTGCCGGACTTCCTGCCGCCGCCCTCCGGCTCGATGGTCATCGAGGCGTTGTCTCCCTCGATGTAGCTCACGTCGTAATAGGTCTGATCACCG
The sequence above is drawn from the Archangium gephyra genome and encodes:
- a CDS encoding Uma2 family endonuclease, with the translated sequence MVTRRPSESESTERNAPSVEAAFQAAPEEMVAEILEGELHLSPRPARPHANVASNLGGILMAPFKFGRGGPGGWVIIDEPELHLGPRPDKVVPDLAGWRRARLPDALGGDEAPAHYDLAPDWACEILSERTRSRDKGQKMRIYAREGVRHLWHVDPLARMLEIFRLQESQWTLVHSFSGEERVRAEPFDALELELALLWSR
- a CDS encoding NIF family HAD-type phosphatase, which codes for MTDTDKILLVLDLDETLIHASDTRLARAEDFRLFDYYVYVRPHVERFLTECAASFRLAVWSSASDDYVAEVVKRIFPRQLTPEFVWGRSRCTFSLDRAQVREFGYLDPGSHYNYVKKLHKLKRKGYRLERTLIVDDTPSKCAHNYGNAIYVKEYNGEEDDQELPALSRYLATLADAVNVRTLEKRHWRSSSAAQTRPVVP